Proteins encoded in a region of the Mucilaginibacter sabulilitoris genome:
- a CDS encoding SusC/RagA family TonB-linked outer membrane protein, which yields MKKKLLLFKPWKYSALLMLALLMYLPLRSQGQVAVTGTVKDSVSSEPVVGVSVSLKGTTTGTQTDLNGRFKISAPVGSVLIFRYIGYKEQQVTVQNSDMINVRLASISQNLKEVVVVSYGTQNKREVTGAISQLKATEVKDMPVPNIGQKLQGKLAGVQINQNSGTPGAEMTFRIRGAASINAGNNPLVVIDGFPSESGLQTLSPDEIETISVLKDASASSLYGSRAANGVILVTTKQAKTGQKSLDFSAYTGVQSVPDRGKPDLMNPQEFAQYKKEYYEDAARYEGYTGGVPTVYQNPAQYAGKPGTNWFDILLRNAVTQNYNLAFASGTTDLKSVVNLNYNKQEGVMLNSYDERFTARTNNIYTASDRLTLGVNLEVSYGNNQVVPGLDNGRNIIENAFLMDPTLNYKNPDGSYPLSFSQPGMFPNPNYYLVLTQIVNKTKATRVIANGFAELKIVDGLKFKTTINVNTDNTTNRQFTPSTAQGGLGSAPPQPATGRYGSSSFTTWLSENTLNYQKTLAGKHNFDVLAGYTYQRYSSENSYIDASQFPDDNIQWINAATTRIGNIDPNNFGQWSLLSYIGRFNYNYDSKYLVSFAFRRDGSSKFGANNKYGNFPSVSLGWVASDEAFFKNVKPINFLKLRASYGKVGNNNIGNYTYLASVNTSNYVFSNQVTPGKTLSGIGNNDLTWETTTSYDLGLDLEMFNSRLSFTYDYYWKKTDGLLYGIDIPVQSGFTTITSNVGRFDFWGHEFTIGSKNLVGAFKWNTNFNISFDRNLVKKLGTNDAPIGGYNEYWDDNRTAVGHPIGLFYGYINTGVYMTQQEFDTQPHNATAMVGTARFKDVSGPDGVPDGKIDSYDRTYIGNPNPTFVYGITNSFSYKNFDLSVVMAGSVGNDIADDAFQSTENLDGVFNVRKGVANRWRSEEDPGDGIYPRTRSGTTADFRNFTSRQVFKATYLAVKNITLGYTLPVKKTKYFRSFRAYLSAQNAFIFSKYPGLNPEAGLAGLNGLNQGRDFTGYPIPRVLSVGINAGF from the coding sequence ATGAAAAAAAAACTTTTACTTTTTAAACCGTGGAAGTACAGCGCGCTACTCATGTTGGCGCTACTCATGTACCTTCCTTTACGGTCGCAGGGCCAGGTTGCAGTTACCGGCACTGTAAAAGATTCGGTAAGTTCCGAGCCGGTCGTAGGTGTTTCTGTTTCCTTAAAAGGTACAACAACAGGCACCCAAACAGATCTCAATGGTAGGTTTAAAATTAGTGCACCGGTTGGCAGCGTGTTAATATTCAGGTATATAGGTTATAAAGAGCAACAGGTTACGGTGCAAAACTCCGATATGATTAATGTGCGGTTAGCCTCTATATCACAAAATTTAAAAGAAGTAGTGGTTGTGAGCTATGGTACGCAAAATAAGCGTGAAGTAACCGGCGCCATAAGTCAGCTAAAAGCTACCGAGGTTAAAGATATGCCGGTACCTAATATTGGCCAAAAATTACAAGGTAAGCTCGCCGGTGTACAGATCAATCAAAATTCAGGAACCCCGGGTGCAGAAATGACGTTCCGCATCCGTGGTGCGGCATCCATTAACGCGGGCAATAACCCACTGGTTGTTATTGATGGGTTTCCATCCGAAAGCGGCCTTCAAACCCTAAGTCCTGATGAAATTGAAACTATTTCGGTATTAAAGGATGCATCGGCTTCTTCGTTGTATGGTTCACGTGCAGCCAACGGCGTTATTTTGGTAACTACGAAGCAAGCTAAAACTGGTCAGAAAAGCCTGGACTTTAGCGCTTATACAGGTGTACAGTCTGTCCCGGACAGGGGCAAGCCCGACCTTATGAACCCCCAGGAATTTGCACAGTATAAAAAGGAGTATTATGAGGATGCCGCCAGATACGAAGGCTACACTGGAGGAGTACCTACGGTTTATCAAAACCCTGCTCAGTACGCCGGTAAACCTGGTACAAACTGGTTTGATATTTTATTACGTAATGCAGTTACTCAAAATTATAACCTGGCTTTTGCCTCGGGCACAACAGATCTGAAATCGGTTGTCAACTTGAACTACAACAAGCAGGAAGGCGTAATGCTCAATTCGTATGATGAACGCTTTACTGCCAGGACTAATAATATTTACACAGCATCTGACAGATTAACACTCGGAGTTAACTTGGAGGTATCCTATGGTAATAACCAGGTGGTGCCTGGTTTGGATAACGGACGTAATATCATAGAAAATGCCTTTTTAATGGATCCTACACTAAACTATAAAAACCCCGATGGTTCCTATCCGTTGTCGTTTTCGCAACCCGGTATGTTCCCAAACCCCAACTATTACCTGGTGTTAACACAAATAGTTAACAAAACCAAAGCAACAAGAGTAATTGCCAACGGATTTGCCGAATTGAAAATTGTTGATGGTTTAAAGTTTAAGACAACCATAAATGTAAATACCGACAATACTACTAACCGGCAATTTACACCATCTACGGCACAAGGAGGATTAGGCAGCGCACCGCCGCAACCGGCTACGGGGCGTTATGGCAGCAGCAGCTTTACTACCTGGCTAAGTGAAAATACGCTGAACTATCAAAAAACTTTAGCAGGCAAACATAATTTTGATGTGTTGGCAGGTTACACCTATCAGCGATACTCGAGCGAGAACAGTTACATTGATGCAAGTCAATTCCCTGATGATAACATTCAGTGGATTAACGCGGCAACAACCCGGATAGGGAATATTGATCCCAATAACTTCGGACAATGGTCGTTATTGTCGTATATCGGTCGTTTTAATTACAATTACGACAGTAAATATCTTGTTTCCTTTGCTTTCAGGCGAGACGGCTCTTCAAAATTTGGGGCTAATAACAAATACGGTAATTTCCCTTCGGTATCATTAGGATGGGTTGCCTCTGACGAAGCATTTTTTAAGAATGTAAAGCCTATAAACTTTTTAAAACTAAGGGCCAGTTACGGTAAGGTTGGTAACAATAATATTGGCAACTACACCTACCTGGCTTCGGTTAATACAAGCAATTATGTTTTCAGTAATCAGGTTACGCCGGGAAAAACGCTTAGCGGCATAGGCAATAACGATTTAACCTGGGAAACCACCACCAGCTATGACTTAGGTTTAGATCTTGAAATGTTTAACAGTAGGTTGTCATTTACCTATGATTATTACTGGAAAAAAACCGATGGTCTGTTATATGGGATAGACATCCCCGTTCAATCAGGGTTTACAACCATCACATCCAATGTGGGCAGGTTTGATTTCTGGGGGCATGAATTTACCATTGGATCAAAAAACCTTGTAGGGGCGTTTAAATGGAATACTAATTTCAATATTTCATTTGACAGGAACCTTGTTAAAAAACTGGGCACCAATGATGCACCTATTGGCGGTTACAATGAATACTGGGATGATAACAGGACAGCTGTTGGCCATCCAATAGGCTTGTTTTACGGCTATATCAACACCGGTGTTTACATGACCCAGCAGGAGTTTGATACACAGCCTCATAATGCTACAGCCATGGTTGGTACAGCCCGTTTTAAAGACGTTAGCGGACCAGATGGTGTTCCTGATGGTAAAATTGACAGTTATGACAGAACCTACATCGGTAACCCGAACCCAACCTTTGTTTATGGTATTACCAACAGCTTCTCCTACAAAAACTTTGATCTAAGTGTAGTAATGGCCGGTTCAGTCGGGAACGATATTGCCGATGATGCGTTTCAGTCGACAGAAAATCTTGATGGCGTATTCAATGTAAGAAAAGGTGTGGCCAATCGCTGGCGGTCCGAAGAAGATCCCGGTGACGGCATATATCCAAGAACAAGAAGCGGAACCACTGCCGATTTCAGAAACTTTACCAGCCGGCAGGTATTTAAGGCAACATATCTTGCTGTTAAAAATATTACGCTGGGCTATACCTTGCCAGTTAAAAAGACCAAATATTTCAGAAGTTTCAGAGCTTATCTGAGCGCGCAAAATGCATTCATTTTCTCTAAATATCCAGGGCTTAACCCCGAGGCCGGACTTGCAGGCTTAAACGGGCTAAACCAGGGCCGCGATTTTACCGGTTATCCTATTCCCCGGGTATTATCAGTGGGTATAAATGCGGGTTTTTAA
- a CDS encoding RagB/SusD family nutrient uptake outer membrane protein, whose amino-acid sequence MKKLSYIILMTLGMVSCKKDTLNLVPQTSLSSSSFFKNAAEFNQALTGAYTNLRGVAFMGIYMDEMRSDNTFFTIYSADRGTSTSAEAMAEFIDNNISSQEPNTPGNRYGNDYSGISSVNIVLSRLAKSTLAQADKDQISGEALFLRAFYYYDLVQHYGGVPLQLEEVTNIDGAFLPRNSVDDVYNQIVKDLTAAIPLLPVVKTFPQSGRATQGAAKMLLAYAYMSKPTKEYGKAEAALLDITKMNYALLPDYASVFDPTKKNNQESIFEVQYKIGNDGQQSDFIWRFIPKTTNSEVILGLRGTNARGGLTSGGWNVPTQEMVDSYEQGDLRLPASIAVAEGTVANEVLTTTAVKSPVGYKPTPGLGYYYFIKKYLHPPYQVEYNTDDNWPVFRYSGALLLLAECLVDEGKNGDALQYLNRVRKRAGLPDLAQATKQNVSDEMRHELAFENHRWTDLIRNNMAIDVLNAKGVTMKKLYGFLLPSTFNVTQNRLIYAIPFRELQINNKLTQNPGY is encoded by the coding sequence ATGAAAAAGTTATCATATATAATATTAATGACGTTGGGCATGGTTTCCTGTAAAAAGGATACACTCAATCTTGTTCCGCAAACTTCACTGAGTTCGTCGTCGTTTTTTAAAAACGCAGCTGAGTTTAACCAGGCACTGACCGGAGCTTACACTAACCTTCGGGGTGTTGCCTTTATGGGCATTTATATGGATGAAATGCGATCTGACAATACTTTTTTTACCATTTACTCTGCAGATAGGGGCACCTCAACCAGTGCCGAGGCAATGGCCGAATTTATTGACAACAACATATCCAGCCAGGAACCAAATACACCCGGTAACCGGTACGGTAATGATTATTCGGGCATTTCATCTGTAAACATAGTGCTGTCGCGCCTGGCCAAATCAACCCTTGCACAAGCAGATAAAGACCAAATATCCGGCGAAGCTCTATTTTTAAGAGCGTTTTACTATTATGATCTGGTTCAGCATTATGGTGGTGTACCATTGCAACTGGAAGAAGTTACCAATATAGACGGCGCTTTTTTACCCAGAAATTCGGTGGATGATGTTTATAACCAGATAGTGAAAGACCTTACTGCTGCTATACCACTTTTGCCTGTTGTAAAAACCTTCCCGCAATCGGGTAGAGCAACACAGGGCGCGGCCAAAATGCTACTCGCTTACGCCTATATGTCAAAACCGACAAAGGAGTATGGGAAAGCAGAAGCCGCTTTGCTGGATATTACCAAAATGAATTACGCACTTTTGCCGGATTATGCCAGTGTATTTGACCCGACGAAGAAAAATAATCAGGAATCGATATTTGAAGTACAATATAAAATAGGTAACGATGGACAACAAAGTGACTTTATTTGGAGGTTTATTCCTAAAACAACCAACTCTGAGGTAATACTGGGTTTACGTGGTACCAATGCACGTGGGGGCTTAACCAGCGGCGGCTGGAACGTTCCGACCCAGGAAATGGTTGACTCCTATGAGCAGGGGGACTTGCGGTTGCCGGCCTCTATTGCAGTAGCCGAAGGAACGGTTGCTAATGAGGTATTAACCACTACGGCGGTTAAAAGTCCGGTAGGCTATAAACCCACTCCCGGTTTAGGTTATTACTACTTTATTAAAAAGTATCTGCACCCACCATACCAGGTTGAATATAATACTGACGACAACTGGCCGGTATTTCGCTACTCGGGCGCATTGTTGCTTTTAGCCGAATGCTTGGTAGATGAAGGCAAAAATGGCGACGCATTGCAATATCTTAACCGAGTTAGAAAAAGAGCGGGGTTGCCAGATCTGGCACAGGCCACCAAGCAAAACGTTTCCGACGAGATGCGTCATGAACTGGCATTTGAGAACCACAGATGGACAGACCTTATCCGTAATAACATGGCAATTGATGTCCTTAACGCTAAAGGCGTAACGATGAAAAAATTGTACGGATTTTTATTGCCATCTACCTTTAACGTTACTCAAAACAGACTAATTTATGCTATCCCTTTCCGCGAGCTACAAATAAATAATAAACTGACCCAAAACCCAGGTTATTAA
- a CDS encoding phytanoyl-CoA dioxygenase family protein, whose protein sequence is MKNELSPQDIAQYRHNGFLVVEDFLSPDELDFWRTALDEAVANRNGNKMPDRKEVYGKGDDADKSYYDNVFDQLINLWQDNDKIKQIMVDERLGKMAAQLSGADGIRIWHDQALIKKPWANPTSWHLDTPYWSFSDRRALSIWVALDDATYENGCLFFIPGSYLQTTFENPGIGKNMGAIFTTYPEFKTSKAVAAPVKAGSCSFHNGLTIHGAHANMTPGYRRAMTCAYMPDGSTFNGIQNILNDDAFSSLKIGDVLNNNDQNPLIYHKNQ, encoded by the coding sequence ATGAAAAATGAGCTATCGCCGCAGGACATTGCGCAATACCGCCATAATGGCTTTTTAGTAGTAGAAGATTTCCTTTCACCAGATGAGCTTGATTTTTGGCGAACAGCCCTTGATGAGGCAGTTGCAAACCGAAACGGCAACAAAATGCCCGATCGCAAAGAGGTTTATGGCAAAGGAGATGATGCCGACAAATCCTATTATGACAACGTTTTTGACCAGTTAATTAACCTATGGCAGGATAATGATAAAATTAAACAGATTATGGTCGACGAACGGTTGGGCAAAATGGCAGCCCAATTATCGGGCGCTGACGGTATAAGGATATGGCATGATCAGGCACTCATTAAAAAACCATGGGCCAACCCTACATCATGGCACCTGGATACCCCCTACTGGTCATTTAGCGACCGCCGGGCATTATCTATCTGGGTGGCACTTGATGACGCAACGTATGAAAACGGCTGCCTCTTCTTCATACCCGGCTCCTATCTGCAAACAACTTTTGAAAACCCTGGTATCGGCAAAAACATGGGTGCCATTTTCACAACCTATCCCGAATTTAAAACCAGTAAAGCTGTGGCTGCACCAGTGAAGGCTGGCAGTTGTTCGTTTCACAACGGGCTTACCATACATGGAGCCCATGCAAATATGACACCAGGTTACAGACGAGCCATGACCTGCGCCTATATGCCTGATGGAAGTACTTTTAATGGTATTCAAAATATTTTAAATGATGACGCATTTTCTAGTTTAAAAATAGGTGATGTATTAAACAACAATGACCAAAACCCCTTAATTTACCACAAGAACCAATAA